A stretch of DNA from candidate division WOR-3 bacterium:
GGATTGGGGTAAACCTTTATCCTCTGGTATCTTGGCAAAGGTGAGTTTGGCACCTCGCTGATGCCCGGTCCTGTAGGAGGGTATTTTATCGTGCACCAGTCATAGTCATAGTTCTGGCGGGTGCCGGTGATGATGAATCCAGTTGTATAGATATAGCCTTCGTTGTCAATGGCAAGCGCATATACCCAGCCGGCGATACTATCCGGACCGCAGTATCTTGCCTCCCACTGCAGTGAACCGAACGAATCGTATTTAATCAAGGTATAGTCATCTCCCCAGTAAGAGGTATCTCTTGGTGCTTTGCTGTATCCCCCCACATAGAGATTTTTCCGGCTATCAACTCCAACGGCAAAAGGGTAGTCATCGCTTCCGCAACCATTATATCGTCGCTGCCACAATTCAGTGCCATCTGGGGCATATTTGATTACAATGATATCATAGTTACTCTGAATCCCTGGACGTTCAGCGGTGCCACCGGCAATATAGCAGTTACCCTCCGGGTCAATTGTCAGGGTCTGACCTATATCATAACCAGGACCGTCAAAAAACCTGACCCATTGCTCTTCGCCCTGGCTATTATATTTCACAGTTACGATTGTTATTGGATAGCCGGCATTATCTAACAGGCTGCCAGTTACATAAACACCAGCAGGGGATAATTGCATTTTGTAGATGGTACCATAGATGTTTTCACCCCGGCGCCAAAGGAGCTCACCATCGGGGCTGTATTTCATTATCAGATAACTTACCCCTCCCTTTCTACCAAAACCTGCGACATACACATTACCATTGGTGTCAAGCGCAACACTGACACACCACACTCCAATTGAGTCGATTCTGACCCATTCTTCTTCGCCTTCAGGGTTGTATTTTATAGTTATGGCAAATCTGTCCGGATAATCTCCGATGTAACCAGTTACATAGGCATTACCTTGCCGGTTAGTCGCGATTGCACTGCCCCAAAAATTATCTCCATAAGTTCGCACCCAGACAACATCACCCCTGGGCGTATATTTTATGGTTACATTCTCTCCGGTTACATACACATTCGCACTGGAGTCGGTTGCAATCGCCAAACCGAAACCATAGTCAAAGAACCTGACCCATTGCAATTCACCGTCCGTTGTATATTTAATTGTGCAGTAATTGGGAATGGGTTCGCCATAATGGGGCATAGAGACATAACCGGTAGTTAGGATATTTCCTGATGGGTCAATGGCAATAGCATAGGAATTATCCATCCCCTGTGCCGGACCATTATAGGTTCTGACCCACAATTGGGGATAAATATAGCCACACAGAAAGAAAGAAATTAAAATAGTGCCCTTCATAGTTTTCATATTATAGACATTTTATTACCTCAGGCAAAGGGTAAATATCTTTCGCCAAGACATCGTTACAGGGGCTTTTATTTTATTACCGTGAATTTGGCGGTATAGACGGTTGGTCCTGATTTGCCGGCGGTAATCAGTTTTGCAAAATAAACACCGCTGGTGAGGTCAAGGGGTCCGAGGGTGAGTGCTGTGCGTTCTTTAAGCTGGGTGCGGTTCCAAGCGTAAATCTGGACTCCGGAGGCGTTGAATATCTTCAGGCTTTCAAATTCATCTTTGCTGGCGGCAGGTTTTATCCGCAGGCTCTTTGTTGCGGGCTGATACTGGATATAGCCGAACCCGGACAAAAGCCTGCCCAGCCGATTTTCCGCCATTCCCGGACCAGGACCGTAATACTCAAGGATAAGCCAGCCTTGGAAATCAGCAACATATAATAAGCCATCCTTCACTTGCAGGTTCCCAGCCCAGTAAGGGGTAATGTAGAACCCCACTTCAACAGGCGCATAGGGGTCAGAGATGTCATAAATCCGAACGCCCTCCCCCGCCTGGGCGACATAGGCAAGATTGCGGTTGAGGACAATTCGCCAGGAGTAATCCGGGACCGATAACCGTGCCACCTCATAAGGCTCACGGGGATTGGAGATGTCAAGGACGATGAACTGCGAACCCACGACAAACGCATAAGGATAACTCACCGCCACATCCGAGACCGCACACTGGGTGTCAAAAAAGGAAAGCGACTCAGGTCGCGCTGGGTCAGAGATATCGCATATCCGCACCCCCCATCCATTGTAGGTATAGGGTATAAACAAGAGATTTCTTTCCAGAGCTAGTGCCCAAGGGGTGGCGCGGGAAGAGATAACTGCGATGCGCTGTGGTGAACGCGGGTCAGCAACATTGAGAATCCACACATCGGTGGAGCAGATAAGAAATGCAAGTGTGTCCCTAACTGTTATGGCTAGGCCATTGCCGGTTGTATGAATCAAACCGATTTGAACCAAGTTTTGTGGAGAAGAAACATCCACAATTCTCAGCACCGGACCGTTCGTGCACGCAAGATAGGCGATGCTGTCAGATGACACCCAGACGCGGAAAACTCTCCAAGATGAGTCAATTTGACTGACAAGGCGCGGCATAGTTGGGTCAGACACATCAAATATCTGGAGTCCCTGACCCCGGATTCCGGTATACACATAATTACCCTGTACTGCAATCCCCTCGGTCGAACTATGAAACCCACTAAACCTGCCTAATACTATAGGACTTGCAGGGTCAGTTATATCAAGGATAGTGATGGTATCTGGGGTAGGGTAAGGACCGGTAGACACCGGATTGACAAGATAGCAGCGATTGCCAAACACCGCGGCAAGGTCGCCCCGGCACCTGCTCAACACCCGGATTTGGGCAGGGTCAGCAACATTGAGAATGTAGAGCGACTCGTTGTGGTTGTTCCGTTGTCGGATGACAAAGGCAAGTGTGTCTATCACCTCCAGATGTCTGGTCTGTCCGGGAAAAACGCCCACCTCAAATGGTGCGGTCGGGTCCTTGACATTCCAGATTCTCAATCCCGCATCCTCCCAGGCGATATAGGCAAATGTATCCCTTACCTGGACATCCCGGGGCCAGGCGGTTGGTGGTGGTGGAATCTGATACCGAAACACCTCAAACGGGTTAGTCAGGTCGCTGATGTCAATGATGATAAAACCGTAATAATTGCCGCAGACATAGGCATAGTTACCGCTCACCACCACCTTGTCGCTCTTTTCCGGGACCGGGCAGGAGCCAACTTCAACCGGATGGGCAGGGTCGGAGTAGTCAAGAATCCTTAACTCGTTTCCAATCAGAAATGCATAATGCCCGATGAGTTGACTTTCGTTGACATACCAGGAAGGAGCATAGGTGCTTGTCAGGACCGGATGCCTGGGGTCTGTGATGTCATAAAGCGCCACCCCGTTTTTAGATTGACCGGTTAGAAGGTAGTTGCCAGAAACCGAAAACCACATTCCACAGCCTGGTGTTGGCAATGAGTCCAGTTTCCGGACTGCCCCTGGATTGGACACATCAAAGATATACATCCCTCTGCCTGAAAAAACATAGAGGATGCTCTCAGAAACCTGGCAGTAGGGCAGCGGTGAATCAACATAACCTTTACGCAGACGGGAATAAGGCCAGAAGCTGACCGTCCGGATATTAAAAGAGTCCACCAACTGCCCGGCAATCAGAAGTGTTAAAATTAGAGATGCCATTGCCCTTAACTCAGGGCTGGTCAGGTCTTAATCCCTGACCAGCCCGTTTATCCTACCACATCCTCGGATTACCAGTAAAGAAGACATCAGGTCCATGAAGGCTGGTATTTTCATACCAGTATGGACTGAGATATGTAGGTGAGCGGATTTCACCTTGAGCCCATCCCGGTGGTGATGGCGGGTTCTGGTTTCTTGGCGGAAAGTCCTCAGTATTCATCGGAACCCAGGAGAGACCTTTTATATAGTATTGGTGTTGAGGGTAAATCGGCTGAGGCATACCGGGTCCGTGTTTTGTAAACATCATACCGACGGGGAACCCCAACATCGCTCCAGGTAGTATGGGTCCAACCTGAAATCATTCCATCCTCGGATTTTGCAAATACCCAGACATAGGTTGCGGGTGAGCCATCTGCCTTGCAGGTGTAACCCCAGAGAACCT
This window harbors:
- a CDS encoding T9SS type A sorting domain-containing protein, which encodes MKGTILISFFLCGYIYPQLWVRTYNGPAQGMDNSYAIAIDPSGNILTTGYVSMPHYGEPIPNYCTIKYTTDGELQWVRFFDYGFGLAIATDSSANVYVTGENVTIKYTPRGDVVWVRTYGDNFWGSAIATNRQGNAYVTGYIGDYPDRFAITIKYNPEGEEEWVRIDSIGVWCVSVALDTNGNVYVAGFGRKGGVSYLIMKYSPDGELLWRRGENIYGTIYKMQLSPAGVYVTGSLLDNAGYPITIVTVKYNSQGEEQWVRFFDGPGYDIGQTLTIDPEGNCYIAGGTAERPGIQSNYDIIVIKYAPDGTELWQRRYNGCGSDDYPFAVGVDSRKNLYVGGYSKAPRDTSYWGDDYTLIKYDSFGSLQWEARYCGPDSIAGWVYALAIDNEGYIYTTGFIITGTRQNYDYDWCTIKYPPTGPGISEVPNSPLPRYQRIKVYPNPARSEGLITLPRGLIGLRLYDVGGRLVKTFTAQQDKIVLAGVKPGVYLLRWQQDKDWVSTKLVVR